In Antechinus flavipes isolate AdamAnt ecotype Samford, QLD, Australia chromosome 3, AdamAnt_v2, whole genome shotgun sequence, a genomic segment contains:
- the MPC1L gene encoding mitochondrial pyruvate carrier 1-like protein: protein MLTAVVGVILGKVKAYMRTKEFKDYVTSTHFWGPAANWGLPLAALKDMRASPEIISGRMTFALICYSLAFMRFAYRVQPRNWLLLACHSTNVLAQSMQARRYVRYHRGKPAAVPFLECTCLDLPQK from the coding sequence ATGCTGACAGCAGTTGTCGGAGTGATCCTTGGGAAGGTGAAGGCATACATGCGCACCAAGGAGTTTAAGGATTACGTGACGAGCACGCATTTCTGGGGCCCCGCGGCTAATTGGGGCCTGCCGCTGGCCGCCTTGAAAGACATGAGGGCGTCGCCCGAGATCATCAGCGGTCGCATGACCTTCGCACTCATCTGCTACTCACTGGCCTTCATGCGCTTCGCCTACCGCGTGCAGCCTCGGAACTGGCTGCTGCTGGCGTGCCACTCCACCAACGTGCTGGCGCAGAGCATGCAGGCGCGGCGCTACGTGCGCTACCACCGCGGCAAGCCCGCCGCGGTCCCGTTCCTCGAGTGCACCTGCCTTGACCTCCCTCAGAAGTAG